Proteins encoded by one window of Salvia splendens isolate huo1 chromosome 14, SspV2, whole genome shotgun sequence:
- the LOC121765517 gene encoding probable CDP-diacylglycerol--inositol 3-phosphatidyltransferase 2: MAEKSRPSTLSVYLYVPNIIGYVRILMNCYAFAICFKDKYLFSLLYFVSFVCDALDGWFARKLNQVSTFGAVLDMVTDRISTACLLVVLSQVYRPGLTFLSLLALDIASHWLQMYSTFLVGKSSHKDVKDSSNWLFKLYYRNRKFMGYCCVSCEVLYIILFLLANSPTENLIQVLLSVSTRNWLYKTLLPLSLVGWAIKQLINIIQMKTAADACILYDIAKQQ, encoded by the exons ATGGCGGAGAAGTCGAGACCTAGCACCTTGTCCGTTTACCTCTACGTCCCAAACATTATCG GTTATGTGAGGATTCTAATGAATTGCTATGCTTTTGCGATATGCTTTAAGGACAAGTATCTTTTCTCCCTTTTGTATTTTGTTAG CTTTGTATGTGATGCATTGGATGGATGGTTTGCACGCAAATTGAATCAAG TTTCAACATTTGGTGCAGTTCTTGACATGGTTACAGACAG GATAAGCACGGCTTGCCTGTTGGTTGTTCTCTCCCAAGTTTATAG GCCTGGGTTGACTTTCTTGTCATTGCTTGCTCTAGACATTGCCAGTCATTGGTTGCAAATGTATAG TACGTTCTTGGTGGGAAAGAGTAGTCATAAGGATGTTAAAGATAGCAGCAACTGGCTTTTCAAGCTTTACTACAGGAATCGGAAGTTTATGGGTTATTGTTGTGTTTCTTGTGAG GTGCTTTATATTATATTGTTTCTTCTGGCAAACAGTCCGACTGAGAACCTTATTCAA GTTTTATTAAGTGTTTCAACGCGAAACTGGCTGTACAAGACTCTACTTCCTTTGAGTCTTGTTGGATGGGCAATCAAACAACTAATTAACATTATACAG ATGAAGACAGCTGCAGATGCATGTATACTTTATGACATCGCTAAGCAGCAGTAG
- the LOC121765516 gene encoding uncharacterized protein LOC121765516 — translation MERLIYSNSVPLKHRLKSPFLPQLAQADSPQRLRPSPLSPSSSFPRRLNSVSCSLNVNTSGFLSRKGADNSPEINFEPLVDSGDGSAPEPVFLKWLAQKLCRQQKVINAGKVILLSAFILSFLHPATVSPAIASLQTAAQSGGPAAVAVGNTLIRSELLSSAWTGFFAGCLHTLSGPDHLAALAPLSIGRSKMESAAVGALWGCGHDAGQVLFGLLFLILKDRLHIEVIRTWGTRVVGLTLLVIGGMGIREASEVPVPCVALENGECDVSEYEALVSTPVGKKKIGLATFATGIVHGLQPDALMMILPALALPSRLAGAAFLLMFLVGTVIAMGSYTVFIGSCSEALKERVPRITEKLTWASSLIAIALGLSLLVSQYFGFSLY, via the exons ATGGAGAGGTTGATCTACTCCAATTCCGTTCCTCTCAAACACCGCCTCAAATCGCCGTTTCTTCCACAACTCGCTCAAGCGGATTCGCCCCAGCGACTCCGACCGTCTCCATTGTCTCCTTCATCTTCGTTTCCGCGCCGATTGAATTCAGTTTCCTGCAGTCTCAATGTCAACACCTCAGGTTTTCTTTCCCGCAAAGGTGCGGATAATTCGCCAGAGATTAATTTCGAGCCGCTCGTGGACTCCGGGGATGGGTCTGCGCCGGAGCCGGTTTTTCTCAAATGGCTTGCTCAGAAACTGTGTCGCCAACAAAAG GTGATTAATGCTGGGAAGGTAATACTATTATCAGcgttcattttatcatttctccATCCAGCTACTGTATCTCCGGCCATTGCAAGTCTCCAAACTGCAGCCCAGTCAGGAGGTCCAGCAGCAGTTGCAGTTGGTAACACTCTCATTCGCAGTGAGTTGCTAAGCAGTGCGTGGACGGGCTTTTTCGCTGGCTGTCTGCACACACTATCTGGCCCAGATCACCTTGCTGCATTAGCTCCACTCTCAATTGGCcgatccaaaatggaaagtgcTGCTGTTGGAGCTCTATGGGGATGTGGGCATGATGCTGGCCAGGTACTGTTTGGCTTGctgtttttaattttgaagGACCGGCTTCATATTGAGGTCATCAGAACATGGGGAACAAGAGTTGTGGGCTTAACTCTTCTTGTCATTGGTGGAATGGGTATCCGGGAAGCTTCAGAAGTCCCTGTACCTTGCGTTGCCCTAGAAAATGGCGAATGCGATGTAAGTGAGTACGAAGCCCTTGTGAGCACACCAGTTGGAAAGAAGAAGATCGGATTAGCTACATTTGCCACGGGAATTGTCCACGGGCTTCAGCCTGATGCACTGATGATGATCTTGCCTGCACTTGCTTTGCCTTCCCGACTAGCTGGTGCTGCGTTTTTGTTGATGTTTCTAGTTGGGACAGTCATTGCAATGGGAAGTTATACCGTCTTTATAGGCTCGTGTAGCGAGGCACTAAAGGAGAGAGTTCCCCGGATAACAGAGAAGCTCACTTGGGCATCTTCCCTCATAGCGATTGCATTGGGGCTTTCTCTTCTAGTTAGCCAATATTTCGGATTTAGTCTCTATTGA
- the LOC121766056 gene encoding probable aquaporin PIP2-8, with the protein MTKDVSEEPEVHHHHGKDYVDPPPAPLLDLGELKLWSFYRALIAEFIATLLFLYVTVATVIGHKKLNAADQCDGVGILGIAWAFGGMIFILVYCTAGISGGHINPAVTFGLFLARKVSLIRAVAYIVAQSLGAICGVGLVKAFMKSYYNKLGGGANSVSAGYNTGTALGAEIIGTFVLVYTVFSATDPKRSARDSHVPVLAPLPIGFAVFMVHLATIPITGTGINPARSFGAAVIYNNGKVWDDHWIFWVGPFVGALAAAAYHQYILRAAAIKALGSFRSNPSN; encoded by the exons ATGACGAAGGATGTGAGCGAAGAGCCGGAGGTCCACCACCACCACGGCAAGGACTACGTGGACCCACCGCCTGCGCCGCTGCTGGACTTAGGCGAGCTCAAGCTCTGGTCCTTCTACAGAGCCCTCATCGCCGAGTTCATCGCCACCCTCCTCTTCCTCTACGTAACCGTCGCCACCGTCATCGGCCACAAGAAGCTCAACGCCGCCGACCAGTGCGACGGCGTCGGCATCCTCGGCATCGCCTGGGCTTTCGGCGGCATGATCTTCATCCTCGTCTACTGCACCGCCGGAATCTCAG GTGGGCACATCAACCCTGCGGTGACATTCGGGCTGTTCCTGGCCCGGAAGGTCTCGCTGATTCGGGCTGTGGCGTATATCGTAGCTCAGAGCTTGGGCGCTATCTGCGGCGTGGGTTTGGTGAAAGCTTTCATGAAAAGCTACTACAACAAGCTCGGCGGCGGAGCTAACTCGGTTAGCGCAGGGTACAACACCGGAACTGCACTTGGCGCTGAGATCATTGGCACCTTCGTGCTCGTCTACACCGTCTTCTCCGCCACCGACCCCAAGAGGAGCGCACGTGACTCTCACGTTCCT GTCTTGGCACCACTCCCGATCGGATTTGCGGTGTTCATGGTTCATTTGGCGACGATCCCCATCACCGGAACAGGAATCAATCCGGCGAGAAGCTTCGGTGCTGCGGTTATCTACAACAACGGAAAAGTTTGGGATGATCAT TGGATATTCTGGGTGGGACCGTTCGTGGGAGCTCTGGCCGCTGCGGCGTACCACCAGTACATATTGAGGGCCGCCGCCATCAAGGCGCTGGGATCATTCAGGAGCAATCCCAGCAACTGA
- the LOC121763885 gene encoding uncharacterized protein LOC121763885 codes for MAARFKELIKKYGKVGVVVHCSVSAASISGLYVAINSNVDVESILERIGLSDLGKDKSKDGGRSDPLPENPEITTKGSPEIPAKEKNRTTELAASSGGALALAILLNKALFPVRVPITLAVTPAVARFLARRNMINKSV; via the coding sequence ATGGCTGCCAGATTCAAAGAGCTTATAAAAAAATACGGTAAAGTAGGAGTAGTGGTGCATTGCTCAGTCTCCGCAGCCTCAATTTCGGGCCTCTACGTCGCGATTAACAGCAACGTCGATGTCGAATCCATACTCGAGAGGATTGGTTTATCTGATCTTGGCAAGGATAAGTCCAAGGATGGCGGTAGATCTGATCCGTTGCCGGAAAATCCTGAGATAACGACGAAAGGCTCTCCAGAAATACCGGCGAAGGAGAAGAATCGTACGACCGAGCTGGCGGCATCGAGCGGCGGCGCTCTTGCTCTAGCAATCCTTCTGAATAAAGCTCTGTTTCCGGTCAGGGTTCCGATCACCTTAGCTGTTACACCAGCCGTGGCACGGTTTCTGGCGAGGCGAAATATGATCAATAAAAGTGTATGA